Proteins from a single region of Rhodospirillales bacterium:
- the pgeF gene encoding peptidoglycan editing factor PgeF: protein MLSADSLSGSPAIRHGFFTREGGISDGPYASLNCGLGSADDPDRVRENRRRAMRGLGAADDALITAYQVHSPYAAVVEAPWPADARPQLDALVTRTPGLALGILTADCAPVLLADPDTKVIGAAHAGWRGAKGGVLAATIEAMLGCGARLSSIRAVVGPCIRQDSYEVGAEFRDAFLADDPGADTFFRPGVPPHEDPQRYRFDLARFVARKLGALGVRTLEILPHDTFADDRFFSYRRVTLAGGNDYGRMLSAITLLP from the coding sequence ATGTTGAGCGCCGATTCACTGTCCGGCAGTCCGGCAATTCGCCACGGTTTCTTCACCCGCGAGGGCGGTATCAGCGACGGGCCATACGCATCGCTGAACTGCGGCCTCGGCTCGGCCGACGATCCGGATCGGGTCCGAGAGAATCGCCGCCGCGCCATGCGCGGCCTTGGCGCCGCGGACGACGCGCTGATCACCGCCTACCAGGTGCATTCGCCCTATGCCGCGGTCGTCGAAGCTCCCTGGCCGGCCGACGCCCGCCCGCAACTCGACGCCCTGGTGACACGCACCCCGGGGCTGGCGCTGGGCATTCTCACCGCCGACTGCGCACCGGTGCTGCTCGCCGATCCCGACACCAAGGTGATCGGTGCCGCCCACGCCGGCTGGCGGGGGGCCAAGGGCGGGGTGCTCGCGGCGACAATCGAAGCAATGCTCGGCTGCGGAGCGCGCCTGAGCTCGATTCGGGCCGTCGTCGGCCCGTGCATCCGCCAGGACTCCTACGAGGTCGGCGCCGAGTTTCGCGATGCCTTCCTCGCCGATGATCCCGGCGCCGATACGTTCTTCCGCCCGGGCGTTCCGCCCCATGAGGACCCGCAGCGCTACCGGTTCGATCTCGCCCGGTTCGTTGCCCGCAAGCTCGGAGCGCTCGGCGTGCGTACACTCGAGATCCTGCCCCACGATACCTTCGCCGACGACCGCTTCTTCAGCTACCGCCGCGTCACCCTCGCCGGCGGCAATGACTATGGCCGCATGCTCTCGGCGATCACGCTGCTGCCGTGA